In Rutidosis leptorrhynchoides isolate AG116_Rl617_1_P2 chromosome 2, CSIRO_AGI_Rlap_v1, whole genome shotgun sequence, one genomic interval encodes:
- the LOC139888504 gene encoding uncharacterized protein has product MHLIEIPLIGKKFTRIRDNGMKLRKLDRFLVCENTMQSWGDISVVALDRNTSDHCPIVLRDKCIDFGLKPFKIFDIWFKTNEVEKVITEAWNIEVTGTRYDFVFRNILKNVKESLRSWSKTQYGNLDVELEEAKKLACDLKSKAEEITLSDSQREKWIKSRDLWLQKEREKTQMLRQKARIKLAIDGDENSKLFHSSTKRKKNKANI; this is encoded by the coding sequence ATGCATTTGATCGAAATCCCATTAATAGGAAAGAAGTTCACTAGAATTAGAGACAATGGTATGAAATTGAGAAAATTGGATCGTTTTCTTGTGTGTGAAAATACTATGCAGTCTTGGGGTGATATATCTGTAGTAGCTCTAGATAGAAACACGTCAGATCATTGCCCGATTGTTTTACGAGACAAATGTATAGATTTTGGACTAAAACCGTTCAAGATATTTGACATTTGGTTTAAAACCAACGAGGTCGAAAAGGTCATAACAGAAGCTTGGAATATTGAAGTAACGGGGACGAGATACGATTTTGTTTTTAGAAACATATTAAAAAACGTAAAAGAATCTCTTCGGTCCTGGAGTAAAACTCAATATGGCAATCTGGATGTCGAACTAGAAGAAGCAAAAAAATTGGCATGCGATTTGAAATCGAAAGCTGAAGAAATAACACTAAGTGATTCTCAAAGAGAAAAGTGGATTAAATCAAGAGATCTATGGCTCCAAAAAGAAAGAGAAAAAACTCAAATGCTAAGGCAAAAAGCGAGAATCAAATTGGCGATAGATGGAGACgaaaattctaaactttttcactcTTCTACCAAAAGGAAGAAAAACAAAGCAAATATTTGA